The window GTTTTTTCTGAAACGCATGACTTTTTTGGTAACAAGAGAAATTTTGCGGCAAAAAACGGCAGGATTTGCCGTCTCTTACCAGGTAAAGTTGCCATAAAAATATGTGCTTGCCATCCTCTTCCAGCATATGCTTGCCGGAAAATATTACGGTGCAAATAAGCATTCACGTTGAAGGAAAAAATGGCTTATTTTTATAAGCACATCTCTTATCACCGAGCACTGGGGATGATCTCATGGGATTCGAGCTGCAGTCATCATGCGAAACTGCGACTCTGGTTATATTCATCTTGTTTTTCTGATAAGTTGTCTTAGCAAGTTTTTCGGCGGTACTGTTGTAGTCACGCACAATTATACGATAtcgttttgccatggcaaaaaaattCAACTCAGTTTACACCCGTGGTTTGGCGACTTGCGTGGCAACGAGGACAATGTTTAGAGCTTCCTTGTTGCCTTGATGGTGCCCGTTAGAAATGGTTTGGCCGGAGTGATAGCGGTGCTACTTGTTGTGGGTTCAGTATTGAAGCTTAGTTGCGTTGTAGTCGAAATTGCCAGATCGCAGGCTCGATAGGTGATGACGATTAGCGATATTGTGTTGCCTTCGATATAGGGGTGCTCCTATGGCGTGCATTGAGTTTGTGCTTGCATGTGTCGTCTCGGTCACGGACAAATGGTGCTTTTGGCCTTGTGCTAGATAGTGTGTCTAAATTCTAATTCGTGAGTTTTGNNNNNNNNNNNNNNNNNNNNNNNNNNNNNNNNNNNNNNNNNNNNNNNNNNNNNNNNNNNNNNNNNNNNNNNNNNNNNNNNNNNNNNNNNNNNNNNNNNNNNNNNNNNNNNNNNNNNNNNNNNNNNNNNNNNNNNNNNNNNNNNNNNNNNNNNNNNNNNNNNNNNNNNNNNNNNNNNNNNNNNNNNNNNNNNNNNNNNNNNNNNNNNNNNNNNNNNNNNNNNNNNNNNNNNNNNNNNNNNNNNNNNNNNNNNNNNNNNNNNNNNNNNNNNNNNNNNNNNNNNNNNNNNNNNNNNNNNNNNNNNNNNNNNNNNNNNNNNNNNNNNNNNNNNNNNNNNNNNNNNNNNNNNNNNNNNNNNNNNNNNNNNNNNNNNNNNNNNNNNNNNNCGGTTTTGGCAAAGAAAAATACTTCAGTTTACACCTTGCAAACAACAAGCCACGTATTCTACTAAGGAACGACATggcacatgtggtaagcaatccaaaaacATGACGACGATGAAAAGATATTGTACTAAGGAATCCTGATGTCGTAAGTTCTGACAAAGCTCAAATTATAGAAGTGTTattcactattattattattttatagtATTTGTCAAAAACTTATGATAATCATAATGACTTGACATGTTTTTTGGTGACACGATATAAAATATCACTCTAATTCATGTACATTTGTACACTTGGCACATTTGGCTTCTAATTTTGTGTTTTCGGAAGTGCAATGATTGTGTTTAATCCATGTTGAATTTGCTCAACTGCTCCAGGGATATACCATGGATTTCGGACAAAAGACAGCGGCGGTAGTGACATTCATGAAATACACGGGGGCCATGAAAGGCTTCAAGGTCGGTGCAGCAGCTGCCGCTGTAGTAGCCGTGACCACGGCCGCCATATCGGGGAAAGACACGAACAAATGCAATCCCAAGCCAAGAACAAAATGATGATATATGCTCATCggttggtggagaagctatcttcaAGTATCATGCTACTTCATGCGTTGGACAATGTCACACCCAGAAGTCATGTTGTTGTGAGCAGGACAGTGGAATTTTTGAGTAAAACACATCCATGGTCATTAAACTTGGCTCTAAGTTTAGTTTGATCACTATCTGGGGTGAAGCTAGAACAAATAAACCATTGTTGTTAGCTTTGTTATTTAGTGCCATTCTTGTACTTGTAAACAGTGATGTGAACTATCTAATGAAGTGTTTGGCAAATTACACTGGCGTCAGCTAACCTCGATGCTTGTATAACAGCTATGGATCTGGTCATCGTATTCTGCAAACCATCTCTCCTATAAAACCAGCTATGCTACCCGCCCATACGAGCTATCTGTGGTGCGGTTTCAATCTCGTTCGGTCGATCTGCCTTGC is drawn from Triticum dicoccoides isolate Atlit2015 ecotype Zavitan chromosome 4A, WEW_v2.0, whole genome shotgun sequence and contains these coding sequences:
- the LOC119283972 gene encoding uncharacterized protein LOC119283972; its protein translation is MRDCCRGVTVTDPLVDSLSLRVSSLSNSPLKVEGDGVQGPAGRSNRLRLLTPGLLVSLKPAAAFLPEIPRCEWIYHGFRTKDSGGSDIHEIHGGHERLQGRCSSCRCSSRDHGRHIGERHEQMQSQAKNKMMIYAHRLVEKLSSSIMLLHALDNVTPRSHVVVSRTVEFLSKTHPWSLNLALSLV